The Kwoniella shandongensis chromosome 13, complete sequence genomic sequence TCAGAACCATCATGCCCTACATGGATGATACGAATACAATCCAATATCCGGTGACATATGCTCAGAGAGGGACAAAGCCAACTGAATGTGGCTGCTCAATGTGTTGGATGAACTTGCGCATTCGCAAAGGCACCGTGCTGGCAACTGGAAGCCGAGAGCCTGGTCACCCACAGACATGCTGGTGTGCTGAACAGTTCTGGGATCGATTAAGACATTGTGAATTTCCCTTAAAAGAGCCTCTTGTTCATCATGTTAGATCCCAAATACCTCCAACAGAGCTTCAGTATTTTGCAACAGGATACatggatggagaaggttACTTTATCCCTGAATATGAGATTAGTACAGAAGAGGATTGGGGGCCTGGAAAGATCAGAGATGCGCTTAACAAATTGACTGAAGCCAGCGAGATTTCAGCAAAAGCCAGATCACGTTGGTCTTCTTGGGGTTCCTCCACTGCAACAACTCAGCCATCTGGGAGTGACACACAGAATGAGACTGGATACTACAGTATAGTATGACTATCAGAGATTCATGGAATGCTTCTCACTAGAAGCTCAGCGCTGGGTTCATCATGTGGATAACTACCGTCATAGAAATCACCTTTCGCTACATTGTACATTGTACTGACTTgtttttctcttttctccgatcaccatcacccccttctccttgtgaATAGATACAttttccatccttctctttcagTCGGTTTGTGTCTTCCATACTATTATGCATCAGTAGATATACGACCAATGCGAACTTGTGAATAAAATTGGACAGCGTCCCGCCTGTCAAATAATCGCGAGATGACCTTTGAGCCAGTGCAATCGCCTCATACTGTGAAGTAGGGTGCGGCTTTCTGTCCTCACGCTGCCCTGTTCCTAGTCTCTGCGCAGTGTATCTCCTTATGATGCTTCTATCATGCCCAAAGTAGATAGATagtgtatatatatatatatatgccGTTACGATTGTCAAATGCTACCTTCATGACCAAAACCACTCTCGCTTTTATCTCACTCTTTGATAGAAGAGCAAGTACGCCGTCTTCTCTCTACCTCCAACCAAACCCGTCTtaccaccttccacctcttcgcGTGAAACAACCACATCTTCCTTCGGGACGTTGGTGACGCTCTCGTCGTCAAAGTGGATCCAGCCCTTATCGTCTTGTCGAGCGACCGAAACGGTGTAGTGGCCTCCTGAGGCAGACACACCGTGATGATACACAACTGCGAGCGGAGAAAATGTCAGCTTTCAGCCTCATTAGTTGGAAACTAAAATTTGGTAAACTGACCTCCGAACAACCTGTATTTGATCCCGGAAGGGTTTCTCCTGCCAGGGGAGATGATCTCTGCAAACGCCCAGATGTCAGTTGAATTCAACTGGGATTCGAGAGCCATTCAACTCACCCAATGGGATGACCAATTCCGCTCCGTATCCAACCGGCTtattcctcttcaccactgCTCTCTCCACTGGGTCGTACACGAACCTCTTCAAGTGCAAAATCAAGATCTGAGGGCAGCTCTCGATGTACACTTGCTTGGTCGCGTCCACATTCGCGCCTCTTGCCGCACTCCAGACACCGGGAACGATCTCTGGCTCTGCAATATGCTTCAATGCGTCGGAGATGTCGAGTACGTTTGGTGCTTGAATGTCCAGTTGCAAAGGTTGGTAGGGCTCGAGAGTAACCGAATCTTTTTGACCAGGTGTATGGAGGAGTGAGCGTAATGTTCCGCCGAACAATCGAGTGATGGCCGATTCACGAGTTTCGGTGTTTCGAACAACGTGAGTTTTCTGCTTCTTGCCGACTTCGAGCCATCCAGCATCATCGCCAGCACCGGGACTGATAGGTCTTTCGATCTGTCGATCGGGCTCGTCGCCGTTGACTGATGATCCGTTCGTCTTGGCCTGTGTGCGGGAGCTTTGTGTCCgactgagaaggagaagaattTCCTCGTGAAGGGTATTGAGGAAGAAACCGAGATATTCTTCGGCATCTTCTTGGTGGCCCCGCTAGAATTGCAATGTCAGCGTCGTTCTCCCACTCATAATACGATCACAACTAACTCTCATTGAATCGAATCGtttgttctccttcatgGCATCATAGACATTCTCAGGAATGAAAGCTTCTCGAGTCGAGTCCCTACCCTTGCCTTTCGGTGTGGATGTCCCATTGGTGGCGTTACCATTAGGCGTTGCTGTTCCAGGGGCAGGGAAAGGAGCATTGAATTCGCGGAGGAATATGATCCTGTGGGATCGCGGTCAGACTGATACGACAAGAGTTCCACACTATACTCACATCGcttcgagaagaggagtccTCCTCGCCAAGTCTGCCTTCAACCTCTTGCCTAACTCCTCGAATAGTTCGGTGAACGGTGAGCAGTATACCAGTACTTGCAAGATCTAGTCACGCTTCATCAGCACGCGGTCTGGGCTAGTTAATCTGCTTACTCACCGTGTTGGCAAAGCACATGTTTCCGGTGTTAATGAGACCTCGAGGAATGGTTGCTTGGCCTTCTTTACCCTTGCCTTTGACACCATCTGCCAATAATCTCGCCAAGTCTTCCTGAGGAGTCAAGGATGCCCCGGtagcggcagcagcagcataGTTGAAAGCTGGTCTTGGACCAGTAGTTGTTGACGCGCCGGTAGAAGGTGGTGGCtgcgaggatgatgtggatgatcGTGGAGGAGTTGCATTagccgaaggagaagacggcaTTCTGGAGGGTCCTGCTTCAGATTCAGGAGCAAGGGAGACAGTGGATCTGGCGGGGGAGGCGACTTTCGATTGTGCTGCGGTGGGGACGGATGAACCGGCGGTCGACGAAGGGCCACGAACAGCTGCTGCCCAGCTAGAGGCCTTGGCCACCGGCTTCGTCCGAGGTGCCTCAGTTTCGGGCTTGGATGTGGATGCCGCCGGTTGGACCTCTTCCGAGCGATCCTCGGATACAGGTTGCGATTCGGACGGTCGAGCCGCAGCTTCACGATCTTCGTCGGTAGTCTCCCCAAAGACGAGAGGTTCGCCATGATCATTGATGATTCGCGAGGCCTTGCTGCCAGCTCCGGCAGCAAAGATGACCTTCTTTCCACtagccttctccttccccttggcGGAAGTCTTCTGCTGGCTTCCTTGCTCACCCGTCACCTCTTTCGTCTCTACTGCCGAGGGGATCAGCTTGCGCAGACTCAGGGCATATGTGTTGCCGCTTGAGCTCTCCGCCACCGGTCGGGCGGCGCTTAATTGGAGAGGCCCTGTCTGTGTTGAGTATGTtgaactcttcttcttcgcaatCGATCCGGATGCTGATCTGGTTGAGGGGCCAGAGATATTACGAGAAGCTGTTCCAGCTGGAGGAGACGTCAATCCTGCTAGAGCCTCGCCACCGAAAGTCCAGCCGGCGTCCGGCTGAACCCGACTGGAAGTGCCGCTTTTGGGTGACGTAACGTATGAAGGGTCGCCATCGGTCTGTCGAGGAGTTTCTACCGATGTCGGCGATGTGGAAGCGGTCGGTGCCGATGAAACTGCGGGAGTGGAAGCAGATCGGGTAGTGATAGTAGAGGCTGAAAGGTTGGCGTTTGGTGATTGCGGTGACGGTGATCTGGGCTTTTCCGTGGTCAATCCTAGTCCTTGAGACGCTTCGGATGATGGTTGTTCTCCTCCGATTCCCTTCAGTTTCTCCCCATCGACTATGACCGGAGGCTTCCACGCCTGTTTGACCTGGGTGTGTCCGTTGGGTAAAGGTGTGGAGTTAGAATCATCGGTAACGGGAGCGATGGAAGGGAATGTCGGCTTTTGTTCGGACAGGGATGTAGAGGATGGTGTGCTGTTTCCATTTTGTATGGGAGCTGATGAGGGCTGGGAATTTGATCGGGAGCCTGCGTGAGAGGAAGGATAACTGAAACCTTGAGCAGCGGGATTCAGCCCTTTGCCGGAGCCCATTCTGCCGCCAGCTACGGGCGGTATGAAGCCGGATCCGTACCCAGGGTATCCGCCGTTGTACGGCAAGGGAGTGGGGGTATAGTTCTGGTAGCCGACGCCTACGCCGAAAGCGTATGGATGGTCCGGTGGGTATGATGGTTGAAACGCTTGATGTTGAGTAGGAGGGACGGGACCATTGGCGGTATGACTAGGCTGTTGTTGGTCGTGTGATGGGGCAAAGTTGTGGGGAACATGTTGAGCATTGTGCTGCGCGTGAGTGAAGTCGTTGCCGTCAAGAGGATTGTGCTGAGGTGGGAAATGTTGCAAGGAATCAGGCTGCACTGGGTAATTGGGTGGATAACCAGCATAAGGGGAGTTTTGGTACACGTCCGAGGGATAGCCGCCGTATCCGTGCTGCAATGTTGTCGGACCGGGCCCTCCTGCTCCCATGGGTATATTAGGATAGCCGCCATAGATATTAGGTTGATAGACTGGGGGGTAGTGGGGCTGATGTTGATACTGATCGTTGTATCGGTTCATTCCAGAATTATAAGGGACGCTCTGGGTGTGTCGTGCCTGGGGAGGTGGTTGCTGGGGGTAGTACGCCTGGTTATACATGTATGGCGAGTGAGAAGGATAGTTGGATGGACCGGACGGTGAGTTTGAGGGATACGATTGCTGATTGATGGAAGCATAGGGCAacatcggtggtggtggttgcGGAGGAGGGTTGTTTGATATTGATGGGGATGACGCCGGATCCGTTTGTGATTGGAAAGGAGTGGAAGCGTGAGGCTGCTGATTAGGGGGAGCCGACGGAGTCGCCATGACTGGAGCCTGCATCTATTGTCAGGACAATGGTTATTAGTTCACGCAAAGACCGGCACACCGTAACAACGGAAAGTGAAGATATTAGGTGGAAAGGGGTCAGACGACACAAGAAGGAATCACGAAAGGCCTTTGCAGACTCACTTTTGGGTAAGAAGGCCAATGCCTGCTTGCCAGCTCAAATGAACAGCTGGGTAAGGCAGTGAGTGATCAAGTTGGCTCAACTGTCGCTTCTCCTGGAATGACCTAGAGGATAGGGCGTGTCGACCGATGTATAAACGATCCGAGTGGAGGTTGCGTCAGCAGACTGTTGAAAGTGATCGGGCAGCGACTTTGTAGCGTTGAGGAAGGTCGGAATACGACGGTCAATCCTCGATGTCTGCTGTACGAGCAGGAGACCAGGTTACGTTAGCGATGGAAAGCGTTGAGCTCTGCGTTGAGAGCGAATGTGTTCTGTGTGATTTGATGGAATGGCAAGATAGAGGTGACGGGATTGGACTTTGTTCAATGAAGCAGGCAGCAGCAGTCTGCAGCATCGGTGAGCGAGTGAGTAGCCAGCAGTGAACCACAGTGAGCAATGATATAGAGTATATGATGGCATTAGCTTGACCGAGTCACTCATTATTTTATCATTGCATTAATCATCATTTTATCCTGCACGTGACCGAAAAATAGACTGAACCGTCCTCTCTCTTTACAAAGTTGCGAATTCCTGCAACCGTTCAATCTCGATACTACCAGCATTGACAGATCATTtcattcatcatcacttcACTTGGAAcaaacaccaacaacaaaaACATTACTCATCCATCAAAGAATCTGGGAGACGTACGATCCTCCAGACTTTATTCCGAAAACACAACACATCTTTCTTTTCTAGTCGGAAATGGCGTTCGGTGAGTGTCAGCCCTGTGCCGAACGGCGCCTTGTTCCCCTATTACGATTGACGCTGACATCCAACTTTTCATATAGGTGAtcgaggcggcggcggaCGAGgcggtggtcgaggtggtggcggtggcagaggtggattcggtggtggacgaggcggcgctggtggtggacgaggaggattcggtggtggtggcggtcgaggtggtggtcgaggtggtttcggtggtggtgatcgaggtggtttcggtggtgatcgaggtcgaggaggtgcATCCCGTGGTGCGTCCAGGGGTCCGTCCTCTTTTCTTACCATCTTTCTGTTCGTCGACTGAATTGTGTTGTCTTTCCAATAGGTCGAGGTGCCCCcagaggtcgaggtggtccCCGTGGTGGCAAGGCCGGTGTCGGTAGATCTGGACCCGGTGCCGTCACCCTCGAACCCCACAAGCACGCCGGTGTCTACATCGCCAAGGGCAAGGAGCATCTCCTTGTCACCCGAAACATGACCCCCGGAGAGAGCGTCTACGGCGAGAAGCGAATCTCAATCGCTACCACCAACGCtgagggcgaggaggagaaggtcgagtaCCGAGTTTGGAACCCCTTCAGAAGCAAGTTGGCTGCCGGTATCTTGGGTGGTTTGGATGACATCCACGTGAGTTGGGAGAATAATACGTTGCTACAGAGGAGAGGACTGACGAGTGCTTTGTCATGATTATAGATCCGACCTGGATCTAAGGTTCTTTACCTCGGTGCCGCCTCTGGTTCTTCCGTCTCCCACGTCTCCGACATTGTCGGTCCCGAGGGTGTTGTCTACGCTGTTGAGTTCTCACACCGACCCGGACGAGAACTCATCGGTATGGCCAAGAAGAGAACAAACGTTGTTCGTGAGTACAAATCGAACATCTTTACAACTGTGCGAGATAACAGTACTAATCCGTGATTCCGCCTTAGCCATCGTTGACGACGCTCGACACCCCCAAAAATACCGAATGCTCGTTCAAATGGTCGACGTCATCTTCGCCGATGTTGCCCAACCCGATCAAGCCCGTATTATCTCCCTCAACGCTCATCACTTCTTGAAGAACAACGGTGCCATCGTTATCTCCATCAAGGCCAACTGTATCGACTCTACCGCCCCTGCCGCTCAAGTCTTCGCCAGTGAAGTCAACAACATGAGAAAGGAGGGTATCAAGCCTaagggtgagtcgtcttcAGCTATCTGTTCTTAGCGTTGTGGACGTAAGCTGATAATCTCCTTTCCCCAACTTagaacaactcactcttgagCCCTATGAGCGAGACCACGCTATCGTTGTCGGTCGATACGAGCGACACTCTGCCAACTAAGCGGTCGTCGACGAGTTATAGAGCATCTGGAGTGAAGAAAAAGGAAAAAACTTTTCAAAAACACACAAATACATAGTTCTGGGCGTTCGCCTATCTACTACGCAAATTCGCATACCTACCTTAACCTATCTTCAAACCTTCCCCTTGTCGTTGTGCTATTTCCCTCTTCGTTATAGGATAACCGtatcttttccttctttctttcgctTTCTTTCTGGCAAGATGTATGAGACGTTTCGGAAACAAATCTACACAAGGCTGCATAACGAGTCTGATTGACTGCCCGGTCATGCTCTCCGACGTATCTTCTGCGCCTATAGGTCCGTCGGGAAATCTGAATATCGTTTTGTTGACACTGACCAGACAATGTGCGACATGTCGTACCTGACATCAACACACTAATGCTCTAGTAAGACCTACAAAACTATCGTGTTGCGCGGTCGCAAGGCTTGTAAAGAACCCCAAATCGCATTGCCACCATTCTCGAGTGACTTGGACACTCAACGTTCCAGGGAGAAATCAGAAGGCCAAACCTCTGTTCACTGGTAACGTAGTTTGTAACCAGAATCATTAGTGCGTCTGGCTGGTCCGTTCTAGCACCAAGTATCACACTATCGATGCTATCCCCCTTCTACCTCGAATGTGAGGTTCCCTAGTCGGGGTTCTGCAACTGTTTAGCGCCCGCACTCTTCGATCGACAATTTGGCTCCACCTTGTCAGAATCCCGTGTGATTCAAACACCTCGCCTCGTCGCCATGCCTGAGAATCAATGGGGGCGACGCTCTGTGCTGTAGCAAGAAGGCTAGCTGTGCCTGTCATAGAATGACATGCATTTGTGCCTTCAGTATTGATCatggaagagcagaaggagttgaagggaCAACAATCATGAGGTATGACACACCACACAAAATGTGGGGGGGCAAACAGTCCTGCCTTTTGTAGAAGCAACACCATAAAGCGGTAACAGAAGAGCTTCACGTGTTATTTGGAATACCTAAGAACACAGGAAACGGAAGTGACAAGGATGGGCTCGCAATGAAGAGCCCCAAGGTCTTGTGCTGCAAACATGTTTTGACCCGCTTGTGGAAGCAGACAAGAACTATGCAATGGACTATTGGGCAGGTCTGTACCTCACACTCATAAACTATCCCACATCAATAAGCTTGCTTTGTAGGCTGATATCACAATGGACAATGCAAGTTTTTGATAGGTGTTCCAGAAAGCCTAGACAATCTTGATTTGCATGAACTGATTTGATGTCATTACACACCCACAAGGATGAGGTTAGAGTCAAGGTGCTGGATGAAGCAGTCTGAAAGCTTCAAGGTTCAGGCTTCTTTCACAGTGGCTCACCTCTGAATGTGTCAAGGGATTTGCCTTTTTGGCACAACTTTCTCAGTATGATTGGTGGAACATGGGTTATGGTGACCATCTGATGCTACACCAATGCCTTGATATCATAAGCAAACAATCTGTAGAAGGTAGAAACCCTTATGGCAAGTATGAGTTTGTTTTTCTTGATCTGTTACTCACCACATTGATCATATCCTTCAGCATCCAACTACCAGTTTGTGAGCCCACTTCGGTGAGGTTGAGTTGTACCTGTTCGTCTAGACTGGTATGATGGGGCGGATACCTTTTTGTGCTACAGCTTGGTGCACAACACCTGCATCAATGACCAACAACTGATCCCACACATCCAGAAACTGTTACAATCTGTCCTTGGTGACCTCCAAGAAGTCAAAGACAGATAGAAAGTATAAGTTTGACAAGTGGATGGGCAAAGAAGTCTGCCACTGGATACTTGTGACTTGGTCAAaaatggtgatgacaagcttggaaggatctgTCAGTATGTGCAATATGTGAAGTAGAGGTGAAGTCAAGGACTAACTTGAGATAATCTGATCCTTGAGAAGATGAATCGTAACATGTTCTCCAAAACAGCAATCTTTGATACTCTACTTCCATCTGTTACCACTGTAGTGAGCAGACATCTCCACATTGCCAGGCACAGGGATGTCTCTCCACAGTAAATACATAGACAAGAGTGGGATGTGTGATCAAAACATACTAACACTCTGTCCGTTATTACTAGTCATAACAAAAATAGAATTGCTTACATGACATCAACATGCCCACTGTATGCTTACTGGTTGAGAAAATGTCACATCGTCAACTGACCTGAAACAGATGCATTTGCCTCCTCTGTAGAGGACAGATTGCATTATGCCACAAGGGCAGCACATGGACAGAATACTCCAGAGACCTGTGCTGAATTGGCAGATTTCTTTGATGAAGCTGTGCCTAGCAACCCCAGACCAGGTGACACTGCCTGCCGCATAGAATATGGGAATAAACACCCAAGTATCATTACATGTACAGACTGTGCTGCTGATGCAAAGCATGTTCTCCTTTATGTTGACCACGTTCCACATCAATCACTGACTGAGGTAGACTCAAAAGGCTGCCTTGCACTGAATATGACTGAGATGCAAGTTGTAAcactggaagaagatggtacAGTGACTCCCTTCTGAACCAAAAGGTTGCATTAAACTGAAAAAGTGGTACTAGGGCTAGTCGCTGGTTGATCTGGAGTGGACAGTAGGAGTTTTCCAACCATTCAGCAAAgcatcccttcttcactcaaaCTCCAGATTTGTAGACAAttgtaataacgcattgcctagccagtggccaactacgctatccgagcatcgcatcgcactataaaaggtcacgataatcgggattctgctgaacctcccgattctggctataaatacccgaggatgttggtcttggtagttgtcattcatgacactctgatctacctcacaacgggaagttgctcctgcaacttatggtatatcccaaccgaaaagggtctcaccccttttccaagtcaagtcgaaaaccttgcacccctggcaggaatcgaacactcgacccgagaatcccgattattatgtaataacgcattgcctagccagtggccacctacgctatccgagcatcgcatcgcactataaaaggtcacgataatcgggattctgctgaacctcccaattctggctataaatacccgaggatgttggtcttggtagttgtcattcatgacaacaATGCCCACTTAATCTCTGGCTATAGGAACAACATTGCTGCTTGGTCATATTCACCGAATAGGTGGATCCCCCCTTCAAGCTGTTGTCCCTTGAGGTTTCCCTTTAGGTCTGAAAGCCTTGACCAGAGAAATTCCCAGAGATAAATCTTGCAAGGATCAAATGCTATGACCTCATTCAAGCATGGTGTCATTCTTGCGACACATCATATTCCATGTCCAACCATAACATGGAGAAAGTCCATCATGTGCACATACAATCACCATTACCTTCTCAAGGGACTATAGTGGCTGGTACTGGCTACTGCATTTTGGTACTGGCTACTCTTGCCTGCTAGAAGGTACTGGTTTCACTAGGCTATTGTGCCATCAACATAAGCACAATCAATGATATGGTGTGATGGTTATGCTGGTCTTTGTGATAGTTTCAAATGTGTTTCAGATTGCATCACCTTTGACAGAAAGGTTGCCTTCTTGACCTTTCAAGCAATGACATCCCTCATCTATTCGCTTGATGTCATTAGGTGTGGTCTTTCTCAAAGAGTGTGCAAGAAGCATACCATCTGCATCATAGGTCAATGGATGGCTTGCTTAATGCTCCAGTAAACATCCAGATACTTTGCAGTGCATAGCAAGACAGATCACCAAATGCTTTACATACATGATCCAAGACTTGTTGTACTTTGTGGTGAAGTCTGGTGATGGGAATCATGATGTTGTGAACATGTCTTCAATGTGTGGTGTGTAGGAATGCCAGCAAAGCAGAGAGGGCTGTGTTCTCACTATGATGACATGGTCCTAGGCTTACACATTGATCCAGTAACTAATTACATCTAGTCATCATATGAACCAAGATGCAGCGTCACATTGCAAAAAGGTAGTATGTTCATCACTTCTGTCTTCGAGCATAGAGCATTGCTTGTGTGTGACGTCATATGACGTCATAACCTCAAGTGCAGTCAGCCTATGTGAGTGCTAGCACTGAATAACCAGACTGGTTTTTCAGGTGTTTCATATCTGTTTCACTGTCAATGAGAAGTCACTTTTGCCTTCTGAGAAGCTCATCGCCTGTTCAAAATGACATACAATGACATCATGACCTTAGCTTGGTGGCAAAGTATGCCTGTATTACAAAGTATTCTGGGTCAGTGGAAGGTATAAATATCCCCTGTTAGGACCCAACATGGGAATTgcatccatcttcctcttgataTTCCAACAGAACCTCATTCAAGCTCTTTGAGATAGCCACCGCTACATATCTTGAAACATACCTTTACATACACACATAAACACATTCATACACAAGCACAGACTTATAGCACAGTGAGTGTAGACTACCTTCTCCATTTGACTGGTTGCTCAATTCAGGTGTCCGTAACTGCTTCCAAACTCATCTGCCAGATAAGATAACCTTTGATTTTGCCCTGTGCAACATTACAACAACTTGTCCATCAGATTCTCCATCATGTAGGTGTCACCAGTTTCTGTCCTCCAATACCCTATAACGCATACTGAATGGATGATAAATTCTTCCCTAAATTGCCTGTTGATTATTTGATAGCACCACAACAATGCAGCAGCCGCAATGGGACCCAGACCTCATAGCAAGATTGAAAGCGGAGCAATTGCCCATCATTGATGCCAGCACTAATATGAATGACAATTTTGCCCCAAGCCCGCCAATCTGCCACCCCTGGCCACCTACAGAATTGATCGGGATGATGGACAGCCATCATTTCAATGTCAAGGCTATTGTCATGATCCGGACGATGAGAAGTACAACCGTCTTAGGCCTGGAGAGCCAGTTGTCACAGCTCACTTCACAGCCAAGCATTTGGATGGCACAGTTACAAAAACAGAAAGGATCATGGACACTGAATGTGCAAAATACTGGTTTGCAGATGCCGCTGTGAGACTCAGACAGCCTGGTTTTTTGACTATAACAAATAGTGAAGGAATATCCATTGCCAAGCTGTTGTCTGAAAGGTGTACCGAATATGACATGCCCATTATGGTCGATCATCTCACAGCCGGGATATTGCAGCCAGATGGTAGCGCAAGAACTCCAATATTCAATGATGGTGTCGACTCAACAAGTGCATCAACCTTTCGCTTTGGTGATTCCTACAAATTTAGGGACCGTGACAGAGAAATTGTCCAGTGGTACACCAAGTTGAAAGACACAAGTGAGAAGTGGGATACTGCAATGGAGAGCTTTATCGATAAAAATTCGGACCATAACTATGAACACAGGGAAGAGTAGGAAAAACGTCAGCACCAGTCTTCCCTTCATGAATCAAGGGGCTGAGCTTCCAACTTCATTCAAAACCATTGTGACTTTCAGTTTTACAACAAGATCTGCATGTTATGTGAGAAAGAGTTTTCTGTATTCGTTCTGCTGGTCCCAGTGTCACTATCTTTCACTACTTGTTGCTGTCATGTTTCATTGCACAATGTTTCCTACCTGTTCACTTCTTGTCTCATGCCTCATCTTCTGTGTCATATCTTATTCAATCAATTTCGTAGTCACCCTCTTCCAATGTTGATAGAATCACATAtgtctcctctccacttcacGGTCTACTTTGTTTGAAAATTCCACATGTTCATATCATATAGCCAGACCTTCACATGCAACGTGTAAATTCCCACAGTGACTGAAACTCAAATGGTGAAGCTCTAGACTCAGACTGACAGTGGGCTCCTCGATCTAAGCTATTGCTTTGGTATAGTTGGAACCACACATATGTTGAATAGATTTGTGTCCTGCATGCCTCACTTTCAGAGGACCGGGTGATGCATTTCTGTCATGAATAACCACTACCCAGACTAATAGTGTTGGATACTGaaataacgcattgcctagccagtggccaactacgctatccaagcatcacatcacatcacatcacatcacactataaaaggtcacgataatcgggattctgctgaacctcccgattctggctatatatacccgagaatgttggtcttggtagttgtcatcCATGACACATGACCTTTCCATAGGACACCCCTGTTGGACCTGAGCTCTCCAATTGGGTTTCCTTGGTGATATTGtgacattgacatcataAGGTCCATAGCACCGGAGCCTATGACATGTGGAAAGCAATTGTGTATGGGCTTGGACTACAACTGATCAAGGTAGACCACAGGCTAGTGAGTTGGTTCACAGCAAGTAGCTAAAACAGATCCTGAGCAAGGCATGGGGTATGTCCAGAGGGAAGGCCCATGCCATTATTGTAAAGAACTACAAAGTAATAATGAGGAGGAGTGACCAAGTAAAGGTTGGTTTGTGTCCTAAATCTGTGAAAGAATCCTGAGGATTTTGCCCAGCACCATCATTATTTCTACCTCCAGTCCCACTTTGTCGGAGAACATGTGACACTGTCACCCAGTTGGGATCACTGTGGGTGTGGGGACCTATCCGCACGACCTTTTGGCAATAAAATATCATACTCATCGATAATAGATGGGTGTTTTTAAGTTAGTTCATCTATcagtggtgagttgccagCCAAATTTGTATTGTTTGACACCCATTGGATTACCAAACACACGGCAAACGTCACTTTGATTCCCGCAATTATCGGCTGGCTTTCGGCAAGGCAGCCAGCAGTCGGTGGAGGTCTGTTACATCATTCACCGGCGATTGGTACTCACCCAAACGCTGGATATGGATCAGTCACGATCACCAGTTGCTATATCTGGAC encodes the following:
- a CDS encoding rRNA 2'-O-methyltransferase fibrillarin, which produces MAFGDRGGGGRGGGRGGGGGRGGFGGGRGGAGGGRGGFGGGGGRGGGRGGFGGGDRGGFGGDRGRGGASRGRGAPRGRGGPRGGKAGVGRSGPGAVTLEPHKHAGVYIAKGKEHLLVTRNMTPGESVYGEKRISIATTNAEGEEEKVEYRVWNPFRSKLAAGILGGLDDIHIRPGSKVLYLGAASGSSVSHVSDIVGPEGVVYAVEFSHRPGRELIGMAKKRTNVVPIVDDARHPQKYRMLVQMVDVIFADVAQPDQARIISLNAHHFLKNNGAIVISIKANCIDSTAPAAQVFASEVNNMRKEGIKPKEQLTLEPYERDHAIVVGRYERHSAN